The Haloferax sp. Atlit-12N region GCGCGACTCGCCGCGGGCCACGACGCGGTCGCCTCCGCGCTCGGCCCGAGCGACGACGAGTCGCCCGAAGTCCTCGTCGAGATGCTCGACGCCGTGGTCGACGGGATGCGCCGCGCCTCGGTCGACCGCCTCGTCTGGACCGGCGGCGCGGGCATCCTGAACGTCGGCCCCGACACGCGACTCATCGACTCGCCGGAGTTCCCCGACGAGTGGAAGCCGGTCGCCAGCGCCGCCATCGAGGCGTACGGCCTGCTCGAAGACGCCGACGACCTGCAGTGGACCTACGTCGCCCCCGCGGCGCTCATCGAACCCGGCGAGCGGACCGGCGAGTTCCGGACCGCGCTCGGCGAACTCGTCGCCGACGAGGACGGCGAGAGCCGCATCTCCATGGAGGATTTCGCAATCGCGTTCGCTGACGAACTGGAGCACGGCGACGCCGTCCACGAACAGCTCGCGGTCGGCTACTAAACAGACAGCCTCGTTTTTCGACCGTTGAGTCGGCCATCGGTTCGGTCCGTCGAGCGGCCCCGACTACACCTGACCCGTCGTCACGTCGAACGGGACGACCTCGGCCCGGCGGTACTCCTCGTTTCGAATCTGCTGGACGACCTCGCGGCCCATCTCGCGCCACTCCCGGCGGACGGACTCGTAGGAGTCGTCGTCGAGTCCCCGGCGGAGGTCCGCCTCGTGGCGGTCCAACCCCTCGCCGGTCGCCTTCTTGGCCGCGCTCCGAACGTCGTGTTCGTCGTACGGCGGTTCAGTCAGTTTTCGATGGTGGTACCGGCGGGTCCCCACGACCGACAGGCCGGCGTCGTCGAACAGCCCGCGGACGCGGTCGCCGAGCGCCACGTCGGTCGCCACGCCGTCGCGGAACGCGTCTCTGACGCGGCGGTCGAGCGCGGCCTCGGACTCGACAGTCGAGTCGACGCCGACGGCGGCGTTGTCGGGTTCGACCGTCGCCACGAGGTCCGACGAGACGCGGGCGAACTCGGAGAGCGCGGCCGTCGGGTCGGGGAGGTTCACGAGGAGCGCCTGACAGACGACCAAATCGAAGCTGTCGGCGGCGAAGGGAAGCCGAGTCGCGTCGCCGGCGACCGTCTCGATGCCGGCGCGGTCGGCGGCGACCGAAAGTAGGTCGGTGTCGGCGTCGACGCCGACGACGCGGGCGTCCGAGGCCTCCGCGAGGACGCGCGTGAACTCGCCGGTCCCACAGCCCACGTCGAGGATGCGGACCCGACCGTCGAGGTCGAGGTCGGCGAGGGCCGCGCGAGAGTCGTCCCACATGCCTTCTCGCGTCCGCCGGAGATACGATTCCGAGAAACGTCGCACACGCGGTGTCGGGTGCGGCGACCCAAAAAACAGTCGAAACAGTCGATTCAGTCGATACGGGGGCTCAGCGACGGGTGCTGGGTCCCGACTCCCGGTCGGCGTCTTACTCCGCGTCGGCGCGGAGTTCGCGGACGCGGTCGATGTTCCACGCGAAGCCCTTGCCGTCCTCGGTGGGCGTCTCCAAGACGAGTGGCACGTCGTTGTCGACGATGGCGTCGTGGTTGATGAACGCGCGCATGCCCTCCTCGCCGATGAGGCCCTCGCCGATGAGGGCGTGTTCGTCCTTGTTCGTCCCGCACTCGTGTTTCGAGTCGTTGAGGTGTACGCACTTGAGGTGCCCCAGGCCGACCTCGGCGTCGAGTTCCTCGAACGTCTCGTCGACGCCCGCGGCCGTCGAGAGGTCGTAGCCCGCGGCGAACGCGTGGGCGGTGTCGAGACAGACGTCGAGGTCCTGTTCGGACTCTTCGAGAACGTAGCCGAGGTGAGCGAAGTCGTCGCCCATCTTCGTGCCCGACCCCGCGTCGGACTCGATGAGGACGGTGACGCCGTCCGGGATATCGAGGTCGTCGAGGACGGAGACGGCGTTGTCGAGGCCCTGCTGTTCGCCCGCGCCGGTGTGGGCCCCGAGGTGGACGTTCACGTACTCGATGCCGAGTTTGTCGGCCATGTCGACCTCCGTCTGCATCGAGTCCAGCGACTTCTGCCGGAGGCCGTCTTTGGGCGTACAGAGGTTGACGAGGTACGACGAGTGGATGACCCACGGGCCCGCCAGTTTGTCGGTGGTCTCCTCGCGGAACAGTTCGGCCTCCTCGTCGGAGATGTCGGGGTCGCGCCACACCTGCGGCGAGGTGGTGAAAATCTGCCCGCAGTTGC contains the following coding sequences:
- a CDS encoding deoxyribonuclease IV, whose protein sequence is MQVGAHVSMSSSKVSSDEETPPHGNVANAVFRQVAFGGNCGQIFTTSPQVWRDPDISDEEAELFREETTDKLAGPWVIHSSYLVNLCTPKDGLRQKSLDSMQTEVDMADKLGIEYVNVHLGAHTGAGEQQGLDNAVSVLDDLDIPDGVTVLIESDAGSGTKMGDDFAHLGYVLEESEQDLDVCLDTAHAFAAGYDLSTAAGVDETFEELDAEVGLGHLKCVHLNDSKHECGTNKDEHALIGEGLIGEEGMRAFINHDAIVDNDVPLVLETPTEDGKGFAWNIDRVRELRADAE
- a CDS encoding methyltransferase domain-containing protein; the protein is MRRFSESYLRRTREGMWDDSRAALADLDLDGRVRILDVGCGTGEFTRVLAEASDARVVGVDADTDLLSVAADRAGIETVAGDATRLPFAADSFDLVVCQALLVNLPDPTAALSEFARVSSDLVATVEPDNAAVGVDSTVESEAALDRRVRDAFRDGVATDVALGDRVRGLFDDAGLSVVGTRRYHHRKLTEPPYDEHDVRSAAKKATGEGLDRHEADLRRGLDDDSYESVRREWREMGREVVQQIRNEEYRRAEVVPFDVTTGQV
- a CDS encoding NAD(P)-dependent oxidoreductase — protein: MNVLLLGASGRIGTRIANELLNRGHAVTGVSRSGEIDSIDDPDFSAVAGDATDADQLARLAAGHDAVASALGPSDDESPEVLVEMLDAVVDGMRRASVDRLVWTGGAGILNVGPDTRLIDSPEFPDEWKPVASAAIEAYGLLEDADDLQWTYVAPAALIEPGERTGEFRTALGELVADEDGESRISMEDFAIAFADELEHGDAVHEQLAVGY